A genomic region of Pseudomonadota bacterium contains the following coding sequences:
- a CDS encoding methyltransferase domain-containing protein: MDEKELKEFYKKTFNTVATGYDSSAMRFFTESAGKIPSHLNLKGDEHVLDVATGTGNIALSLCQHLPEGHVTGIDLSEGMLAEALKKMQEGNIRNVTFHEMDMQAIDFPDSFFDLGVSAFSLFFVTDMEKQLQHIAQKIKKGGQILITTFYDDSFSPLVNIFFADLERYGVQVPNIAWKRVATRKQCMDLFGKAGLSNISCHQVESGYYLQSPSDWWYIVWNGGFRGLVNQVAPQNQDRFKKEHLEKIEKLATDDGLWLEMSILYTIGTRN; encoded by the coding sequence ATGGATGAGAAGGAATTAAAAGAGTTTTACAAAAAAACCTTCAATACCGTGGCCACTGGATATGACAGTTCCGCCATGCGTTTTTTTACTGAGAGCGCCGGGAAGATCCCATCACACCTCAATCTCAAAGGTGATGAGCATGTCCTTGATGTGGCAACCGGCACCGGCAACATTGCCCTCTCCCTCTGTCAACACCTGCCAGAAGGACATGTCACAGGCATTGATTTATCAGAAGGCATGCTTGCTGAGGCTTTGAAAAAAATGCAGGAAGGGAATATCCGCAATGTCACCTTTCATGAAATGGATATGCAGGCAATTGATTTTCCGGACAGCTTCTTTGACCTTGGCGTCAGCGCCTTCAGTCTCTTCTTTGTCACAGACATGGAAAAACAGCTTCAGCATATTGCCCAGAAAATAAAAAAAGGCGGCCAAATCCTCATCACGACATTTTATGACGATTCCTTTTCACCCCTGGTGAATATTTTTTTTGCTGATCTGGAAAGATATGGCGTGCAGGTTCCGAATATCGCCTGGAAACGGGTGGCAACCAGGAAACAGTGCATGGACCTGTTCGGCAAGGCGGGTTTAAGCAATATCAGCTGCCACCAGGTGGAAAGCGGCTATTATCTCCAAAGCCCGTCCGACTGGTGGTACATCGTCTGGAACGGCGGCTTCCGCGGTCTGGTAAACCAGGTGGCTCCTCAGAACCAGGACAGATTCAAGAAAGAACATCTTGAGAAAATCGAAAAACTGGCAACCGATGACGGCCTCTGGCTTGAGATGAGTATTCTTTATACAATTGGTACACGCAACTAA
- a CDS encoding peptidoglycan-binding protein — protein sequence MDIKSGAKGDLVQKIQKRLIELDFIPGSIDGDFGSKTEKAVIEYQKSAKLKADGIVGPVTAEALGLGHIFHVSELERRQFKTLLSSNPNYFGNYPDSGYNSVTILSKKTKYEEITCVGFNPDTNILTATVQIKLPYGYGGNQCGDGTMEHVRFYIDYGGGAGWEDAGLGGVKVWDLPNAADCAKKPNKPLSYVVSIEIDPKKKYCLTPVLPKVRAILSWERIPPDSNPDWPPTWGNVMERDIQIKPRPWLSVIPIDVVKLEYIDILEGKLEPPELIPIDIPGPPPVEFMEVAKLYTSKEFIKKSGVKVEPHRFGHSALKMISGTSLPDPGLASVTLAEWNDLKLDFGKAIKLLDNTTADISYEELHCIGLDPNRDWLEATFTIKKSAGYSSGLCKPGSMEYVAFWADWDNTCSWTYLGTAEVNVHDLPDIPTAGLNYTAFLPVDLDKIRQHCSEPKIGRIRAVLSWNQSPSTTDPNNLRHYGNRLDTHVQIRPAAPKALIERIGGVSVAQIDYIGNGKTKVGAQMMPEGSFADYWGAGSNACPFGGTMFIVGKQFNDGKYRLKVRPAGDSSSEIIVKTKFWITKGLNPPTVITPDPVTGYVNYSDVFNNHDDMLGWWASASNNGMWEIMLERVKPDLTVVNTPWYKILLDNIEAKAEITLDGGACKTFVKGVAAEITGKFVATDNPHFAGFRLRTLPASISPPAPLTPGTVSSSSGSWTKGTTEAFSPGRVWKLIVDDMVPCGYVVEVYAYDQTIRSNHSNAHSYGRDDVGFCLLEK from the coding sequence ATGGACATTAAAAGTGGCGCAAAAGGCGACTTGGTTCAAAAAATTCAAAAAAGATTGATTGAACTCGATTTTATCCCAGGGTCAATTGATGGAGATTTCGGCAGTAAAACAGAAAAAGCGGTGATTGAGTATCAAAAAAGCGCCAAACTGAAGGCCGATGGCATTGTCGGCCCTGTTACCGCTGAAGCACTTGGGCTTGGCCACATCTTTCATGTTTCTGAATTAGAACGCAGGCAATTTAAAACGCTGCTTTCAAGCAACCCCAACTATTTTGGAAACTATCCTGACAGCGGATATAACTCTGTAACGATACTGTCTAAAAAAACAAAATATGAGGAAATAACCTGTGTCGGTTTTAACCCCGACACAAATATTTTAACAGCGACTGTTCAGATTAAACTGCCTTACGGCTATGGCGGAAACCAGTGTGGCGATGGAACGATGGAGCATGTCCGCTTCTATATCGATTATGGTGGCGGTGCTGGCTGGGAAGACGCAGGCCTTGGGGGAGTGAAGGTGTGGGATCTGCCCAACGCTGCCGATTGCGCCAAAAAACCGAACAAGCCACTCTCGTATGTTGTGTCTATTGAAATTGATCCGAAAAAGAAATATTGCCTTACCCCGGTATTACCAAAGGTACGCGCCATTCTCTCATGGGAGCGAATACCACCTGATAGCAATCCCGACTGGCCACCAACATGGGGCAATGTAATGGAGCGGGATATACAGATAAAACCGAGACCCTGGCTGTCTGTCATACCTATCGATGTCGTTAAGCTCGAATACATTGATATATTAGAGGGTAAGCTTGAGCCGCCTGAGTTAATACCGATTGATATTCCGGGTCCACCGCCTGTTGAGTTTATGGAGGTTGCAAAGCTCTATACATCAAAGGAGTTTATTAAGAAATCTGGAGTAAAGGTGGAGCCCCACCGCTTTGGTCATTCCGCTCTGAAAATGATTTCAGGAACATCACTTCCAGACCCTGGATTAGCTTCCGTGACTCTTGCCGAATGGAATGATCTGAAACTGGACTTTGGAAAAGCAATTAAGTTGTTGGATAATACTACCGCTGATATTTCTTATGAAGAGCTTCATTGCATTGGCCTTGATCCGAACCGCGATTGGCTTGAAGCGACGTTTACAATCAAAAAATCTGCCGGTTACAGCAGCGGTTTGTGCAAACCCGGCAGCATGGAGTACGTGGCGTTCTGGGCAGATTGGGATAACACCTGCAGCTGGACTTATCTGGGCACAGCTGAGGTAAACGTCCACGACTTACCCGACATACCCACCGCCGGACTCAATTACACTGCATTTCTGCCGGTTGATTTGGATAAAATTCGACAGCATTGTTCAGAACCTAAAATCGGCCGTATCCGCGCCGTGCTTTCATGGAATCAATCTCCATCAACAACCGATCCCAACAATCTTCGACATTACGGCAATCGGCTGGACACCCACGTTCAGATCAGACCTGCCGCCCCGAAAGCCCTGATTGAACGTATCGGCGGTGTTTCCGTGGCCCAAATCGATTATATCGGCAATGGAAAGACGAAAGTAGGCGCACAGATGATGCCGGAAGGGTCCTTTGCTGACTATTGGGGCGCTGGATCTAACGCGTGTCCTTTCGGAGGTACTATGTTTATAGTCGGAAAACAGTTTAATGACGGAAAGTACCGTCTTAAAGTGAGGCCAGCAGGTGACTCAAGCTCTGAAATAATCGTGAAAACCAAGTTCTGGATTACCAAAGGCTTAAACCCGCCAACAGTAATAACACCAGACCCTGTGACAGGTTATGTTAACTACTCGGATGTCTTTAATAACCACGATGATATGCTTGGATGGTGGGCATCAGCTAGTAATAATGGCATGTGGGAAATTATGCTTGAACGGGTAAAACCAGATTTAACGGTCGTAAATACACCATGGTATAAGATTTTACTGGATAACATCGAGGCGAAGGCGGAAATCACGCTGGATGGTGGAGCGTGCAAAACATTTGTCAAAGGAGTGGCGGCTGAGATCACAGGAAAATTCGTGGCAACCGATAATCCTCACTTTGCCGGTTTCAGGTTGCGTACGCTTCCGGCAAGTATATCACCTCCTGCACCGCTAACCCCGGGAACAGTATCTTCCTCCTCCGGCAGTTGGACAAAAGGCACCACAGAGGCCTTTAGCCCTGGAAGAGTCTGGAAACTTATAGTGGATGATATGGTACCGTGTGGTTATGTTGTAGAAGTTTACGCCTATGATCAGACTATTCGAAGCAACCACTCGAATGCTCATTCATATGGTAGAGACGATGTTGGTTTCTGTTTACTTGAAAAGTGA
- a CDS encoding VWA domain-containing protein, which translates to MKTFYFRSVLLSTVVLFLAAGLALFPKPASAAVVANDGGITLWISYDNLDVAGASLDDTITEADVLPGGFSCDVTNAGRSSLGAPDSPPSCPGGTGSCTGREKIEGDIEKLADYIYAATEGGHYLRRVYVSDQGRAWTSADIKWNTGVGGSSAPTAGWVNSDSQMSLNSGYRTCIHDIVHHELGHYFYRLPDRYAKSGGYYQGTIDGSAPFQVDVTTGDPNTVMSSNFPHLYVDTTNARIVVDYDQPGPGSTTGEVLTPGLLSDADADNDGPDRAHHYFTNPFAQDEWSLMPSEHADLSGVHTEGIFADPGVRHAVDIVFIGDDEPHPGTVLLLDRSGSMGVTTDGITAAQFVQEAGMFLYHSSEPADIVGTYLYNASVEELFPYAVYDETNDLAFVSFRNASGLTNIALVLETAIDQLIATHGEAGVSGAEIYLMSDGRQTTGASLWDQVTRANERGIKIHTFSFGNADATTMDSIASGTSGTTTAVSERDDAAELKMIMTRKFSTGRGKTPIFTYKGKMEKKVTLGKTQIWGGQFDVPPKTRELQFYAFLHVGDASKSLTIHLEDPGGTSFTSASPNNVAQKGRFNGVDVSAPKPGTWKYYIAGIDGSGLPNEKIEIAAYADNRELKGRVWFEDFTEENRLPVRAELSFRYPLTDLVVDVSLYMAGDLITVVPMKDDGSIGVDNQGKDGIYSALIDLSDKNLQKLLGDRKLRTQKLRAEVNFKVTESSRPAPYVKYEPGTDIDMIKKDYVLGNKSAFKAWATGVINLADRDKDDRDKPRIIIPDWKDIFKIAPGKSGKFVFKVVNLPTFASQLRVSLGQGVEVTVEETKPDQGGQGDSPGQSYLLRFTVDKEATHGTRDLKVQFGGTIMAMANVLDIGDKPCCFNLKYLWIIIIALICIGYLVRKGKTS; encoded by the coding sequence ATGAAAACTTTTTATTTCAGAAGTGTCTTATTGAGTACTGTTGTCCTTTTTCTGGCAGCAGGATTGGCGCTGTTCCCAAAGCCCGCTTCGGCGGCGGTTGTCGCAAACGATGGCGGAATAACCCTCTGGATTTCGTATGATAATCTTGACGTGGCAGGCGCGAGTCTCGACGACACGATTACTGAAGCTGACGTACTTCCGGGGGGGTTCTCCTGCGATGTGACTAATGCGGGGCGCAGCAGTCTCGGTGCTCCCGACAGTCCGCCTTCATGCCCGGGAGGCACAGGGTCATGCACCGGACGTGAAAAAATCGAAGGCGACATCGAGAAACTTGCCGACTACATTTATGCGGCAACCGAAGGCGGGCATTATCTGCGACGCGTTTATGTTTCGGATCAGGGCCGCGCCTGGACCAGCGCCGATATCAAATGGAATACCGGTGTGGGCGGCTCGTCAGCTCCAACAGCAGGATGGGTAAACTCAGATTCCCAGATGTCGTTGAACTCGGGATACCGGACCTGCATTCACGATATTGTCCACCATGAACTGGGACATTATTTTTACCGGTTACCTGACCGTTATGCCAAGTCCGGCGGGTATTACCAGGGAACTATCGACGGCAGTGCTCCATTTCAGGTTGACGTTACAACCGGTGACCCAAACACCGTTATGTCCAGTAACTTCCCGCATTTATATGTCGATACAACAAACGCCCGGATTGTCGTGGATTATGATCAGCCTGGTCCCGGTTCGACTACCGGAGAAGTATTAACCCCGGGATTATTGAGCGATGCCGATGCGGACAACGACGGACCTGACCGCGCCCACCACTATTTTACCAATCCCTTTGCCCAGGATGAATGGAGTCTGATGCCTTCCGAACATGCCGATCTTTCCGGGGTTCATACGGAAGGCATTTTTGCAGATCCGGGCGTCCGCCATGCCGTTGATATTGTTTTTATCGGCGATGATGAGCCGCATCCCGGCACCGTGCTGCTGCTTGACAGATCCGGTTCCATGGGTGTCACAACTGACGGCATAACCGCGGCGCAATTTGTCCAGGAAGCCGGCATGTTTCTGTATCACAGCTCGGAGCCGGCGGATATTGTCGGCACCTATCTCTACAACGCCAGTGTTGAGGAACTGTTCCCCTATGCGGTTTATGACGAGACAAATGACTTAGCTTTCGTAAGCTTCAGAAATGCTTCCGGGTTGACAAATATCGCCCTGGTGCTTGAAACCGCGATTGACCAGCTTATTGCAACGCATGGAGAGGCAGGCGTAAGCGGCGCGGAAATCTATCTGATGTCCGACGGACGCCAGACCACCGGCGCAAGCCTCTGGGATCAGGTGACCCGGGCAAATGAACGTGGCATTAAAATTCATACCTTCTCTTTCGGCAACGCCGATGCCACGACAATGGACTCCATCGCCTCAGGGACATCAGGGACCACAACAGCTGTTTCCGAACGCGACGACGCGGCTGAACTGAAAATGATTATGACCAGGAAATTCTCCACCGGTCGCGGTAAGACGCCGATTTTTACCTATAAGGGAAAAATGGAGAAAAAGGTAACTCTTGGCAAGACACAGATTTGGGGGGGGCAGTTTGATGTGCCGCCTAAAACGCGTGAGCTGCAATTTTACGCATTTCTGCATGTCGGCGATGCATCAAAATCACTGACAATCCATCTCGAAGACCCGGGCGGCACAAGCTTTACATCAGCATCTCCCAATAACGTCGCCCAAAAGGGGCGTTTCAACGGTGTCGATGTCAGCGCTCCCAAGCCGGGTACCTGGAAGTATTATATCGCGGGTATTGACGGTTCAGGGCTCCCCAATGAAAAAATTGAAATCGCCGCGTATGCCGATAACCGCGAACTCAAAGGACGGGTCTGGTTTGAGGATTTCACCGAGGAAAATAGATTGCCGGTGCGGGCGGAGCTTTCCTTCAGATATCCTCTTACCGATCTTGTCGTTGACGTCAGTCTGTATATGGCAGGCGATCTCATCACGGTGGTCCCCATGAAGGATGACGGTTCTATAGGCGTTGATAATCAGGGAAAAGACGGTATTTATTCTGCTTTGATAGATTTGAGTGACAAGAATCTTCAAAAATTGCTTGGCGACCGGAAACTTCGCACCCAGAAACTTCGCGCCGAAGTCAATTTTAAGGTTACCGAAAGTTCAAGACCGGCTCCTTATGTGAAATATGAACCGGGCACAGATATTGACATGATCAAAAAAGACTATGTCCTCGGCAACAAATCAGCTTTTAAAGCCTGGGCTACCGGAGTTATCAACCTGGCTGACCGCGACAAGGATGATCGCGATAAACCTCGGATTATAATTCCTGATTGGAAAGATATTTTCAAAATCGCGCCCGGCAAATCCGGAAAGTTTGTATTCAAGGTAGTGAATCTCCCGACGTTTGCCAGCCAGTTGCGTGTTTCCCTGGGGCAGGGTGTTGAGGTTACGGTGGAAGAAACAAAACCGGACCAGGGCGGGCAGGGCGACTCCCCCGGCCAATCATACCTCCTGCGCTTCACCGTGGATAAAGAGGCAACTCACGGGACGCGCGATCTGAAAGTGCAATTTGGCGGAACAATAATGGCAATGGCCAATGTCCTGGACATCGGAGATAAGCCTTGCTGCTTTAATCTCAAATACCTCTGGATTATCATTATTGCGCTTATTTGCATCGGCTATTTAGTGCGGAAAGGTAAAACATCCTGA
- a CDS encoding response regulator — MRKIINILLVDDEADFLEATRKSLLRRGYLVKCAGNCLNASRFLDIGGVDVVVLDVMLPDRDGLLFLKEIKQKWPEIPVIILSGHASMQSGIRGIEFGAYDYCLKPIEVDELVERIEICCRMSPPPAEGLSRPANNL, encoded by the coding sequence ATGAGAAAGATAATTAACATCCTGCTGGTTGATGATGAGGCAGATTTTCTGGAGGCCACCCGGAAAAGTCTTCTCAGGCGGGGTTATCTGGTTAAATGCGCCGGCAATTGTCTTAATGCTTCCCGGTTTCTCGATATTGGCGGGGTGGATGTGGTTGTCTTGGATGTCATGTTGCCGGACAGAGATGGCCTGCTATTCCTCAAGGAGATAAAGCAGAAATGGCCAGAAATCCCGGTGATTATACTGTCCGGCCACGCGTCCATGCAGTCAGGTATCCGAGGCATAGAGTTCGGGGCATATGATTATTGTTTAAAACCCATTGAGGTGGATGAACTGGTAGAAAGGATAGAAATCTGCTGTCGGATGTCCCCACCACCAGCAGAGGGATTATCTCGTCCAGCAAATAATCTGTAA
- a CDS encoding pyruvate, water dikinase, whose product MHSFVKYIIQLFRGGPGLDPVDLQATFQQHFKVFRSLLTANNNALKLMAEMEQTLNSGRSFGMAFVRGNCTALTANVYKMVINLVELADGRYESIIPRFKEISLRIENTIASRPIFSDLIQPFVLPLSEIDRHSVDAVGEKMANLGEIRKHLGLNTPDGFVITAEAARHFITTNNLQDEINRRLKQLNEDDLEDLFTVSAAVQNLIVNSRMPEDLDSQINQAYYQLAVRQGREILVSMRSSASGEDLVNTSFAGQYRTQLDVHPDFLGHTYKEILAGKYKSQALVYRLRRGYRHQDIVMCVGCLMMIDATVSGVSYSNAGSNLMHIYAVAGTAANVVEGEAPCDVYHLNRQQPFPIVFKSPGVTNTPDNRQTEGVFLLSDEQIQELAQATLLLEKHFGGPQDIEWSFDSEGKLVILQSRPLDSETFQATALASAGDDQNTDAAICPGGIAVSRGIASGPVFKVESQVDLLQFPRGAVLLVRYPHSDWAVLVSHAVAIISAAGEAAAHLATVAREFGVPAIFGVEDAFSTYNDGEILTVDAIENVICRGKDAERIARSQPAVKLMVGSPVYKILQRVLQEISPLNLTDPKAVQFAPSYCRTLHDITRFCHEKAVQEIFQFGMKYRFDKRSAKQLVVKTPFQWWVINLDDGFSENVQPESKYVSLDDIQSEPMHAVWRGMVAVPWEGPPPVNLRGFGSIILQSTMDPRLEPAVGASMGGRNYFLVSRNFCNLSVRLGYHFALVEANLGEFLTENYISFQFKGGAADERRRLVRVTLLAEILRLYGFRVDLIRDALTARLEKYPAAYLKDRLALLGYLLIHTRQIDMVLGEEAILDRYKRKIMADLANIMDKAHDEEKGNEKDN is encoded by the coding sequence ATGCATAGCTTTGTAAAATATATCATACAGCTCTTTCGCGGAGGACCGGGATTAGATCCTGTCGATCTCCAGGCGACCTTTCAACAACATTTCAAGGTATTTCGATCCCTGCTTACCGCCAATAATAATGCCCTGAAATTAATGGCTGAGATGGAGCAGACCCTTAATTCCGGACGCTCTTTCGGCATGGCTTTTGTCCGCGGGAATTGTACCGCTCTAACGGCAAATGTCTATAAAATGGTCATAAATCTCGTGGAACTTGCTGACGGAAGATATGAGAGTATTATTCCACGTTTCAAGGAAATATCATTACGAATCGAAAACACCATTGCCAGCAGGCCCATATTTTCCGATCTGATTCAGCCCTTTGTTCTCCCCCTGTCGGAGATTGACCGGCATTCCGTTGATGCCGTCGGCGAAAAGATGGCAAATCTCGGTGAAATCCGCAAGCATCTCGGGTTGAACACACCAGACGGCTTTGTGATTACCGCTGAAGCAGCCCGGCATTTCATCACAACGAATAATCTTCAGGATGAAATCAACCGTCGTCTCAAGCAGTTGAACGAGGACGATCTTGAAGATCTTTTCACGGTCAGTGCCGCTGTTCAGAATCTTATTGTCAATTCCAGGATGCCTGAAGATCTCGATAGTCAGATTAATCAAGCCTATTATCAGCTTGCGGTGCGGCAAGGCCGGGAAATTCTTGTCTCCATGCGATCAAGCGCCTCAGGCGAGGACCTTGTCAACACTTCCTTTGCCGGCCAATACAGGACGCAACTCGACGTGCATCCCGACTTCCTGGGCCATACCTACAAGGAGATACTCGCCGGCAAGTATAAAAGTCAGGCCCTTGTCTATCGTCTGCGGCGGGGGTACAGGCATCAGGATATCGTAATGTGCGTCGGATGCCTGATGATGATCGATGCAACAGTCAGCGGCGTTTCCTATTCAAATGCCGGCAGCAATCTGATGCATATCTATGCTGTTGCCGGGACTGCGGCAAACGTTGTGGAAGGTGAAGCGCCGTGCGATGTTTATCATTTGAATCGCCAGCAACCATTTCCAATTGTATTCAAAAGCCCTGGAGTAACGAATACGCCGGATAACCGGCAGACAGAGGGCGTCTTTCTTTTGTCAGATGAACAAATTCAGGAACTGGCACAAGCCACGCTGCTGCTTGAAAAACATTTTGGTGGCCCTCAGGATATTGAGTGGTCTTTTGATTCCGAAGGGAAACTGGTCATTCTGCAGAGCCGCCCTCTCGATTCCGAAACTTTTCAGGCTACCGCCCTTGCTTCTGCCGGAGATGACCAGAATACAGATGCCGCCATCTGTCCAGGTGGAATAGCGGTCAGCCGGGGAATTGCTTCAGGGCCGGTTTTTAAGGTGGAGTCTCAGGTCGATCTGCTGCAGTTTCCCAGAGGAGCCGTGCTCCTTGTGCGTTATCCCCATTCCGACTGGGCGGTCTTGGTGAGTCATGCGGTGGCCATAATCAGTGCTGCCGGGGAGGCGGCCGCCCATCTGGCAACGGTTGCCCGTGAATTTGGAGTCCCGGCTATTTTTGGAGTGGAAGATGCTTTTTCCACATATAATGATGGTGAAATCCTTACGGTAGATGCTATTGAAAATGTTATCTGCCGGGGAAAGGATGCTGAGCGTATCGCCCGGAGTCAGCCGGCAGTCAAACTCATGGTTGGCAGCCCGGTTTACAAGATTTTACAAAGAGTTTTGCAGGAGATTTCCCCACTGAATCTGACTGATCCCAAAGCGGTTCAATTCGCCCCGTCATACTGCCGGACGCTTCATGACATAACTCGTTTCTGTCATGAAAAAGCGGTACAGGAAATATTTCAATTCGGGATGAAATATCGATTTGACAAGCGTTCGGCAAAACAACTGGTTGTCAAGACGCCCTTCCAGTGGTGGGTGATCAACCTTGACGATGGTTTCAGTGAAAATGTCCAACCAGAAAGTAAATACGTAAGTCTTGATGATATTCAATCCGAACCCATGCATGCTGTCTGGCGCGGCATGGTGGCTGTCCCGTGGGAAGGCCCCCCGCCTGTTAACCTGAGGGGCTTCGGGTCAATTATTTTGCAGTCAACCATGGACCCGCGTCTGGAGCCGGCTGTAGGTGCCAGCATGGGCGGCAGGAATTATTTTCTTGTTTCAAGGAATTTCTGCAATTTGAGTGTCCGGCTTGGCTATCATTTTGCGCTTGTCGAGGCAAATCTTGGGGAATTTCTTACTGAGAATTATATCAGTTTCCAGTTCAAAGGGGGGGCAGCCGATGAAAGACGCCGACTGGTGCGAGTTACTCTTCTGGCTGAGATTCTCCGATTGTATGGTTTCCGGGTCGACTTGATAAGAGACGCACTTACGGCCCGCCTTGAAAAATATCCGGCGGCATATCTCAAAGACCGACTGGCATTACTCGGGTATCTGCTCATTCATACACGCCAGATCGATATGGTCCTGGGTGAGGAGGCCATCTTGGATCGTTACAAGCGGAAGATAATGGCAGACCTCGCAAACATTATGGATAAAGCGCATGATGAGGAGAAAGGCAATGAGAAAGATAATTAA
- a CDS encoding sulfite exporter TauE/SafE family protein encodes MKMGKQLYEMMMSGAQAYAAWDLDTSRRILQSRRRLMILGLLLIPIVLGGIAFAEEIAIALPDVLGGKKAYSPAFYTNTIFFASIGVGLCAGLITGCIGAGGGFIIAPALMSAGVKGILAVGTDLFHIFAKAIMGSVLHRKLGNISVSLAGTFLIGSIGGATLGGYINRTLYELNPVLSDAFITTVYVIMLGFLGFYSLADCLSARKSAAKAAKTGDVDAGGESMTGLAQKIQSVNIPPMLHFDQGVVPGGRKISAIFLVISGAIVGLAAAIMGVGGGFLTFPIFVYGLGVSSATTVGTDIFQIIFTAGYAGLGQYAIYGFIFYTLAIGMLLGSLLGIQIGSLVTKVVPGTTIRGFYATAVLAGFVNRVFALPAKLGKMDVITISDNTGKILEQIGVYLFFVVISIFAIWVIGTFLMNIKTLKGEGVHA; translated from the coding sequence ATGAAGATGGGAAAACAGTTATATGAGATGATGATGTCTGGGGCGCAGGCCTATGCTGCCTGGGACCTGGACACGTCCCGGCGGATATTGCAGAGTCGCCGACGTCTGATGATTTTAGGGCTGCTGCTGATCCCGATTGTTTTGGGTGGCATCGCATTTGCGGAAGAAATCGCCATCGCCCTGCCGGATGTTCTGGGCGGTAAAAAGGCCTATAGCCCGGCATTTTACACGAATACCATCTTCTTTGCTTCCATCGGTGTCGGCCTTTGTGCAGGGCTCATCACCGGCTGTATCGGAGCGGGCGGTGGTTTTATAATTGCCCCGGCCCTGATGAGCGCAGGCGTAAAAGGAATTCTGGCGGTGGGCACCGACCTGTTTCATATTTTTGCCAAGGCGATTATGGGCAGTGTCCTGCATCGTAAACTCGGCAACATCTCTGTATCGCTGGCAGGGACCTTTCTGATCGGCTCCATCGGCGGGGCCACTCTGGGCGGCTATATCAATCGCACTCTCTATGAATTGAACCCTGTTTTAAGCGATGCCTTTATTACCACAGTCTATGTGATCATGCTGGGTTTTCTGGGGTTTTATTCCCTGGCTGATTGCCTGTCGGCAAGAAAGTCTGCCGCAAAGGCTGCAAAAACCGGCGATGTTGATGCAGGCGGTGAATCAATGACCGGCCTGGCCCAGAAAATTCAGTCCGTCAACATTCCGCCCATGCTGCATTTCGACCAGGGCGTGGTGCCGGGCGGCCGCAAGATCTCGGCAATTTTTCTGGTGATCAGCGGTGCCATTGTAGGCCTCGCCGCAGCCATCATGGGTGTCGGCGGCGGCTTTCTCACCTTCCCGATTTTCGTGTACGGCCTTGGTGTTTCCTCGGCAACCACGGTTGGCACCGACATCTTCCAGATTATCTTTACCGCCGGGTATGCAGGTCTTGGTCAGTACGCCATCTATGGGTTCATCTTTTATACCCTGGCCATCGGCATGCTGCTTGGCTCACTGCTCGGAATTCAGATCGGTTCGCTGGTGACCAAGGTTGTTCCCGGCACCACTATCCGGGGTTTTTACGCCACGGCGGTACTTGCCGGGTTTGTCAATCGGGTCTTCGCCCTGCCCGCCAAGCTTGGCAAAATGGATGTCATTACCATATCCGACAATACCGGAAAAATTCTGGAACAGATTGGCGTCTATCTCTTTTTCGTGGTCATCTCAATTTTTGCGATCTGGGTAATTGGTACTTTTCTGATGAATATAAAAACACTGAAGGGTGAGGGGGTGCACGCATGA
- a CDS encoding response regulator: MRNKRILLVDDERDFVDCLAKRLLMRGVNCESAYNGADAIKKISTGHFDAVVLDMLLPDTNGVHVLRTIRCVSPETIVVMLTGHASASDGKESMLQGAVEYLIKPVELETLLEKLCLLLKCEPYGKILLQQNCNDTV, encoded by the coding sequence ATGAGGAATAAACGAATTCTGCTCGTGGACGATGAAAGGGATTTTGTTGACTGTCTGGCCAAAAGGCTGCTGATGCGCGGTGTCAACTGCGAATCAGCATACAATGGCGCCGATGCAATCAAGAAAATTTCCACAGGCCACTTTGATGCGGTGGTGCTGGATATGCTGCTGCCGGATACCAATGGCGTCCATGTATTGCGGACTATACGGTGTGTCAGTCCTGAAACCATTGTAGTCATGCTGACCGGACATGCCTCAGCCAGTGATGGTAAGGAAAGCATGCTTCAGGGTGCAGTGGAATACCTCATAAAGCCGGTGGAGCTTGAGACCTTGCTGGAAAAGCTCTGTCTCCTGCTCAAGTGTGAGCCTTACGGCAAGATCCTCCTGCAGCAGAATTGCAACGATACAGTTTAA